AACGTATCGTCATCCATGGCGAATCAATACGTCACTACGAGATGGTTCGACCTTTGATTCTCGGAGCGTGAGAAGACTCGGCATGAGTGCCTTTGCGTGACCAACGCTCTGCTCAACACCCTACTGCCTCCACTACCGGACAGGTCGTACTTGGGGAACGGCGCAGCACATCCATCGGGAGCGAATAGAACGGGGGGCCGATGGGGACGAGGTAAACAACCGAGTGCCTCTGACAGCGTGGCCCCAGTTGGGGCATACTCAGCCTTGGCATGTAAGGCTACTGCTATGAACAATCTCATGAGATAACGATACCACCCAGTAGTAGAAGCACCCTCTGTTAAATCGCGCAACACGTAGATACGTTTATATATCCAGTATCCTGAACCACCGCTGTCCGGTGGCGTCGCCGAGGGTCGTTCACAAGTGGACGCCCGTGGTCGTCTTGGCCGATGCACCAGCGACGGACGGTGACGCCACGGACATTCCTTGCTCGACACGACCGCTAATAACTCTGTGTGACCGCCCGATGTACAACCCGCCCGCACCGTAGGTCAGTTAGTCTCGTGAGACACTCACGCTCTGCGTCTCTCGTTCAGTTCAATCAACGGAATGGTCGTAGACTGGGGGTTCAGAGAAGTGGGTCGAGGTCGTCGATGTGCTCCCCCGTCACCACCGTCTCGTCCTCGAAATCGAACTCGACGACATCGGCATCGGCGAGCTTCGGCAGGTCCCGGTGGAGGAGGGCAACGGCAACGCGTTTCTGGTCCCCCTCGTTGACCTCGCTGTGTGAGATGTCTGATTCACGGGCGGCGATTTCCGTCGCGAGACTGCTGACGTCCCATTCCTCGCTCTCGTTTAACAGAAGGCGGAGCGTCTCGCGACGGAGTTCTTCGGCGACGAGGTCGTATGCCTCGTCTTCGGATAACTCATCCGGCGTCCAGTCATCCATCTCACGATATCTCGCAGTGCTGGACTGGTAGGATTTTTGGCCGCTTCGACGAGACGCGACTGATTGACTAACGCTCTGCGTGTATCAAACGGACCGAGTGCGTGACGCGTGCCGCGAGTATATCAGTCGCGCTTCCGCTTATGGGTAGTATCTCTACATGTTTGAACGCTCGCGTTAGGTATTCTGGATGAGAGTCTCAGACGTGTATTTATCTCGTCCACTGAGTCTCAGTGGTCTCTTCAATGAAACTTTTGAGAGGTGCTATTGAGGGACAGCCATAGATGTCGACTACTCATTCCGCGGTCGATTTCCATGATAGTTAGATTCAGCGTCCAAGAACGAACGCTCCTTCAGGCCCTTCGGGAGGTGCCTACGACGAGGGTTGTCTGGGAGGACATGAACATCACGGAGGATGGTGGAGTGGTGTTGTTGTTCTGGGCAGAGTCGGATGATTTCGAGGCGTTCGAGGCAGCGATGCAGAACGACCCGACCGTCGAGTCCCCGCGCACGGTTACGACGTTTCGCAACCGACGGCTGTACCAAGCCGAATACGTGGGGGGTGGGAGAGCGAAACGGGCACATTCTGCGCTCGTCGAGACAGGAGCCATCATTCAGGAGTGTGTGGGCACGCACAACGGGTGGACCTTACAGATTGCCTTCCCGAGTCACGACGCCCTCCAACAGTACTATACGATTTTCGACGAGTCAGACATCCAGTTCACGCCCTTGGAGAAGTACGAGCAATCCGCTGACCGACTGCTCGATGAGTTCGGGCTCACTGCGAAACAAGAACAGATGCTGGCACTCGCTTCGGACCGAGGCTATTTCGACGTTCCCCGGAAGACGGACCTCGACGAACTCGCCGATGAGCTGGGTATCTCTCACCAAGCGGCATCTGAACGGCTTCGCCGAGCGATGGACATCTTGGTTGGTCGGTCGGTTGGCACTGCCACAGCGTCCACATCGGAATACGAACACTGAGTGACACTTTGGGTCACTCGCTCGACGCGTACCATGCATCTCTCACACTCGTTCAGATAGCATCGCTCGGGGACAGGTGGCAGAAAGGGTTAGAACTGGACGGGCCGTACTCTCACGTCCCAAGCCGTGTTGAGACGGCGCACATCGGTCGGACCGCTTGGGAAGAGGTGACTCGGCATGCTCGACCAACTCATCGTCGTCTGCGAGGCGTGTCGACAGGTGTACACTGCTCGGCAACGGGCCGATGGCAGTTTCATCCTCCCGACGAGGGAGGGAGACTGCCGGTGCGGAGGGACAGTGTTCAGCAGATACGCTGGTTCCGGGGGTATCAGCCCCACTCCCTCCTAACACGGCAGTTTTTCCTAAGGCGTTAGTCCCGAGCTGAGGAGAGTGTGACGAACTGTACTCGATTGACCACGCTCTGCGTCCATCGAACGAACCGCGTGACCAATATGTGCCGCGAGTGATTCAGTCTCCGTTTGGTTTGACGGCACTCACGACGACATCGTACCGCGAACCGTCGTAGGAGGTTGTAATATCGTACGCTCCTTCCACATCATCACCGGAGGCCGCAGCGCGAGCGAGGAGGTCGGCCAACAGTTCGTCAAATGTCTCTCGGGAGTCATCGTCAGAAGCGCGAGTTTCCATATTACTCTGGAACCTTCAGCGGAAGTGTCTATCAAGTATCTCCATGACGGGAGGGGATTCTCGAAGGTGTTTAAGTGAGTTCGTCGCTGCGCGAAGGAACGAAGACTGATAGACTCACGCTCTGCGTCTCTCGAACGGGCCAAGTAAGCGATGCGGGAGATTTACACCAGTCTCACTCTCCGGTGCGTTTCATTTCAATCGTCGAGGTAACCATCTGTCCGACCTCCCTGTCGGTGAGGTCCCCGCTCACCATCTTCTCGACCATTTTCTCAGTTACGTAGTACGTCGCAGTGAGCGTATCAGACTCAGTAAGGACGCTAACATTCAATCGTTCCACGTGCCATCCTTGGTCGACGTAGGCAGCATAGATACCCACAACGGACCCGATATGTGGGATTTCGGCACTCGTTCGGGCAGTCGAGTAGTACTCCAGTGTTACAATCCCTTCGTCCACACCCAAGCTAGCGATGTCGACATCGTCATCCTTGAGCTCTTGAGCATATCTCTCCCGGAACTCAGCCTCGCTACTCGCAGAGCACCCTGCGAGGCCGACTATACCGGCCCCTCCCAAGAGCTGGAGGAGTCGCCGCCGGTTCATATCCAATTTCTGATATTGTTGAGTAAATAGTTTGTGTATGCACAGATGGCCTCCGATTAGACCAACTTGTATTGATGCGGGGAATGTGTCTTTGTGTGGATTTCTGGTGACGACAGACCCACGCTCTCAGTCTCTCGATAGGGCCGCGTGAGCGACGCGTACCGCGAGTCTAACGGACACTCTACGTCGGAAGGACAAGGGAGATGGTATCGCTCAGTTCGACGAGAGCCGACGATTCGAGAGTTCTCGAATGAGAAGGTAGACACAGAGCAGCACCAGTTCGGTGAAGACCAAATCGACGACCTTGCCGGACCAGAACGCAAGCGTGACCGGGACGACAAACACACAGAGCCCGATGAGTGCAGCGACGGTCTTGTTGCTGTGAGCTATCTCTGAGTAGCTAAACCACGCGATAGCAGCTTGGACGAGGAGGAAAATTGGGAGACCGATTCCAAGAGCAGGCATATCTTTCCAGTTAGTGATGGTTGATAAATACTTTCCGGGATGCTGATACACTCACGCTCTCAGTGTCTCAACGGATAGTTTGACGCACAGGAATACTATTGGTGTGAAGGAGTCAACAGAGAAGTATGAACCGCCGCCGGTTTCTCGGGGCGACAGGGGGCCTCCTCACGGCACTCGCGGGGTGTACCGCACTCGGTGGTGATGGACCACAGGGTCACCCCATGAGCGCGGGATACGAAGACAATCCCATCGTGTACTCTAACGGCACCCTGCAGTTGACCGGCCCTGACCAACCGGTCCGTGCCGGTGACCACGTCGAATTCACGCTCAGGAACGTCGGCGATGAGACCATCGAGAGCGGCTGTGGAAGTTCGTGGACGATTCAGCGGAACGACGGTGAGTCGTGGCGCGAACTGATTTATACGACTGCCCGAGGTGGCGCTGGCTGCGCAGCCCCACTCGCACCGGGCGAATCGCGGACGACACGACTCACGCTCGACAAAGCTGGTATCGAGGACAGCATCGGCGGCACACTCGTCGAGGAGTTCACGTCGGGACAGTACCGGTTCGTGTGGCTCGGCACCGACCCGTTTCTCGCTGTTCGGTTCCGTATCGACGCCTCGCAGTGATAGACTCACGCTCTGAGTGTATCGACCGGACCGAGTGAGTGACCCGTGCCGCGAGTGTAACATAAGAAGTAATCGAGTGGAAGGACGTTCACGAGTATGCCAAAACGACGGGCCCTCCTGATTAGTCTGGTCATACTCTGTGTCGTCCTTTCGGGGTGTGGCGGGCTCAACACACAATCCACTCCTCAGGCTACAGTAACACCCGGTAGTGTCCCCACTGACCAGCAGGCATCCGTTACGACAACAGAACCGACGTCGACAGGCACTCTCACGCGGCCATTGCTCGGCATAGAGATTCAAAACGAACAGAATCGCTCCTACCAACTGCAGATGTTCTTCACGAAGGAACGCCTCTCCTCGGTCACTCTTCACTCGCGGACTGGGACAGTGAATCATTCGGTGGACAAGGACGATTCAATGTCGATACAACTACCGAACGTCAGGCCCGCCGATAACATCAGTCGTGTCGTTCCGGGACATGAACCATCCCGAGTACTTAATTCGAGCATCTCGGGTGACGACGTTCGTTTTGGCCGGGTCCCCTCAGAGGAAGAGGTCTCGGTGCTTGTCGTCCTTCGAGCGAGTAATCAACCGACACGAGTTTCCGCAGTAGCCGGGCTTCAGTGTACGGATGAGCGACGGCTTGATGGACTCCGTATCGACATCGTTGATGAGGACGCACTCACAGTCGGCGGGAGCTGCACAAGTGAATGATACACTCACGCTCTACGTCTATCGAACGGGTCGGCGAACGACGCGTGCCGCGAGTCTACCAGTCTACGAGGACAATTCGCTCACTTCGACATCCACTCATGCTGAAGAGTTAT
This region of Halomarina salina genomic DNA includes:
- a CDS encoding DUF7344 domain-containing protein translates to MDDWTPDELSEDEAYDLVAEELRRETLRLLLNESEEWDVSSLATEIAARESDISHSEVNEGDQKRVAVALLHRDLPKLADADVVEFDFEDETVVTGEHIDDLDPLL
- a CDS encoding helix-turn-helix domain-containing protein; its protein translation is MIVRFSVQERTLLQALREVPTTRVVWEDMNITEDGGVVLLFWAESDDFEAFEAAMQNDPTVESPRTVTTFRNRRLYQAEYVGGGRAKRAHSALVETGAIIQECVGTHNGWTLQIAFPSHDALQQYYTIFDESDIQFTPLEKYEQSADRLLDEFGLTAKQEQMLALASDRGYFDVPRKTDLDELADELGISHQAASERLRRAMDILVGRSVGTATASTSEYEH